TCCTTTTCTTGAAAAGGGATGACAAAATCATGAAGATGTAAAGTTCCCTTCGTCCCAATAGCAGTTGTATCCATGGTCAAATGTGACAAGAAAGAGCAGTGAAAGGTGGCTACTTTCCCATCATCCCAGTGTAGTGAAGCACCACAAGATAAAATCACTCCTGCATCATTTAATATTGCTCCATGCAAGGCTATTACTGTTTTAGGCAACTCATAGTCAGCAACCCACAGGATTGACCTTATGCAATACCATCCAGCATCTCCAAGAGCACCATGCGCATCAAGATCTGGCTTGATGCgaatgtcattcttaagaaaatcGGGATCAGCAGCAAATGTAAAGATGGATTGTATCTGCAGATCCAAGACCGATTGTCTcagaaaactataaaaaaataataataataataataaaataaaaaataaaataaaaaacttcaaaaatgaaattatttatcAGCAGCTGACATTAATGCCTTAACCCTGATTATTTTCCACCTACATTGAACAGGAACTTCAGAATGGGAGCCACCCATAACCATATCAAATACACTAGTTCTCAGATGCTTCCTAAAAATGCATGCAGAACTTCATGAAGCATCTGAAATTTGAAAGTAACTAATTGACTTCAAAAACATGCCCGTACTTCTTTGACAAATATCAGATGTGCCCTTAACACTAGGATCTGACCTTTTAACgaatatataagaaatattaTTGTATgtaaataccaaaaataaaaagggacTTTATAACGTGTTGTAACTCATTTATAAAATGTATCAATTAGGGATGGCATAAATTATTACATTAATTAGACAGATATCTATTATAAGCCACATAGAATCACCATGCCAAAAGCCTTGTAATTCAACTGACAACTCCTAGTGTTTTCAATTGAGACATCCAGAGTtcaaccaccccccccccccccacctccACCCCAGGCggttgtaactattgaatttatcaaaaatagCCACATAGAATCACTATTATATTTACCATATCATTTAGACAAAttcattacaatttttttttattctccaataccttttttttttttattatttaatcctATACTCTTACTTGTATTAAACATGATTACTTAAAAGGAGTAATCAGTGAAATGAGCAGTAGAAATCAGGTTAAAAATTCTTATAGACACATTGCATCATCAAGGCGGCCATAAAATTCAATCTCATGCATTAAAGGACCAGGAACTCACTGAGTCATCTTATCCAACATCTAAACCAATTCCCTGCTACTCTATGTCAGATTTTCCCTTCTACACAGGATAAAGGTAGAAAACTTTGCAGAAGCCTCAACACCAAAGGttcaatcaaaatatatatattcaagactTTTTAAGATAACTAGAAACAAGTTTTCCAAGTTTTAGTTCTACAATTTCATTAGCAGACAAGATTGCCTACAAATTGCACGCACACCCATTTTGATGATGGTAAGAGTGGTAGTAGAGTTGGAAGCTATAAAAGAGAACCAAAGCTATGCTCCACACAATGAAGGCCATACATAGCATTAACTCTCTTCAGGGACATCAGTGCTTTTTGAAACTAATAATCATTAAAGACACCAAGGGGGTGGAATCCAAGTACAAGCCAAGCAAAAGCAGAGTCTAGCTTGTTCTGTTGCTTGCTTATTCATTAGTGCATATTCGCACATGCCTGAGCATGTATCAAAGTCGGttttcacacacacacgcacacacacacagagggGGGTGGAAATTGCAGTGAAGTCAgttaaaagaatgaaattaaCTCATCTTAGGTCATCTCGCATCTAAGACTTCCTCTAggaatttacatatatataataaaataaaaaattcgtATAGGTATTCATTAGTGTCTTCATAAATATATCTAGCCCCAAAACCCCTGGAGAACCCCACGCATCAAAAAACGAGAAGACCTAAAACTCCCCTTGCAGTGAGAGGAAGAATCCATATGTCCTGTGAATTTATTATGGCAAGCCCACTAGCACAAGGCCACAAGCAAGACCTCCAAAATTTCCACACCTTGACACTGCAATACTGCATAATTAACTGCAGAAACCTTAACATCTGAATGTGAACATAAGTTAAAGCTTGTACAATTGTATATTCTATTTATctacttttttccccctttttattGATAAGTTTATACTGAGTTTTGACCTCGTTGTTAACTCAACTTTTCATAAACCTACTATAATTAACCACACTCTAGACATTCATGTAGCAAaaattcaacaacaacaataaataaataaacatcgGCAACCTAGGGTTTCTTAGAACCAGCAACAAGGATAGAAAACCTAAGAATCAACACCAAGATTGGCTAGATTCAGCCTTGACGATGGTGTTTGGGCTGCTATTGAGATCAATATGTGGACGGATATGGTTGGCGTTTTGTGGTGGTTTCACAACTTAGGGTGGTGAAAAGAGGGGTTTGGGGTCACAGTTTTTGGGTTGTTCAGGGCTAGTTTACTGGTTCAGGGTTAGGCTCTGAGACCATATTGATGTATCAAAAATTCGACAAGaacagaaattaaaataaaaatcagttgCTTGGAATCAGCATCCAGcaagataataaaaatattatattaaaaaaaaaacctaagaatCAACACTTAGGATTGGCCGGAGTTAGCACCAATTCATAAAGAAAAATTCTCTCAATCctatattattaatcaaattcaACATGTCCCAGAATGTTCCCTTGAAGTAAAACTTCCAGGATTACAACACATAAGGAAAGACTAAATAAAATCAAGGAACAATAGTAGCGACCATCcccaataatttattttatttttttattttttatttcactcACCTTCCCTCTAGTTTAGAATAAGATACTCACCTCCTCTGAAATGCAAACTATTTAAGAAAAAGCTTTTTAAAAATCtcgaaaaaaaaacttttaaaatccCAAATTTCCTATTAGAGAGGGTGTGGAACACAATTTAAGTGGAAGGTTAACATATAGTTTGCATTTTAGAGAGAGGTGAGGTGTGTCTTATTCTAAACTATAGAGAGGGTTGAGTGTAACTAATAACGGAAAAACTAACTTCATAACTGCAATTTTCCTGTAGAAATTACACTAactttagaagaaaaaaaaaattcaaaaaaacaaaaatgtagcattaaatttaattcattAACAACAATgcatgaaatgaatgaaaaaataaataaagaaatcaaaagcAATACATACATACCGATTTGAGCTGACCGAAACGCTGGGTATCAGAGAGGAATTCCTTCATCTTGGCAGTCCGAGGGTTATGCATCCACATGGTACCGTCCATGAACTGCACCCCATTGGATTCACAAGCCTCGACGATGGCATCGAACTCGAGGGCGTTGAGAGCCACAGGCTTCTCCAGCAGCAAATGCTTCTTCTTCTGGGCGGCGAGCACGGCCCACCGGACGTGAAGGCTAGTCGGTAAGGGGACGTACACGGCGTCAACGTTTGGGTCGTCGAGTAGTGCCTCGTAGGACCCGTAGATCTTCGCATCGGAAGGGAAGTTGTTTTCGGCAGCGAATCGAGCGGCCTTTTCGTGGGACCGACTGCCTACGGCGGCGAGCTTGGCGTTGGGAGCGAGATTGATTGCACGCGATACCTTGCGAGCTATCTCGGCGCAGCCTATGATTCCGAATCGTATAGCACTGTCGGCCATTTTGGGAGAGACGATGGTGGGTTGACTTGATTTTAGGAGCGGAGACCGGAGAGTGTGGAGACTGGAGAGCGTGGAGAGtaagggaatgaaatgaaatgtcTGATAGTTAGTGGGCATtccttcatttcattttatattagTACTCACTGTCCTGTGGTTGGATTTGATGTGCTATTATTGAACGCTAGCCTTTTCATTTGTTACTATGATTTTACTAAAGCGTGTCCTAAAGGCAGaatagtatataatttttttctaaaaataggtGGCTTAATGAggtggcaaatttttttttttttaatatgaagtagttttttttttttttttttttttttttttttttttttttttttataggtctCAAAGGAACACTCTGAGCTTACCATGTGTCTACTCATGTGGAGGTGTCATTGTCTTTGATGGGCACGTTAGAGAGGTTAGGTACACGGGAACGTTAGAGAGGTTAGGTACACGATTCGTTATATGGTGCCACGTCCATTTTCATACATAACTAGGGAAACTTAGGAGTGATTAACATTAAGCGTAGGGGTATCAATTCGTGTTAGCGGGCATTGACTTATAAGATAGTATTTGTACCAGATATTTGTACCAGATAGTACCTACCAAATAAGATAAATTATACAGACCACGTGGTGAATTATGTTACTTATCCACTATTCCACTAAAAGACTCACTTATTTAAAATTACTGagtcaataattaattttttttttaatttttttttttgattcaaCAATTTTAATGAGAGTCTTTTAGTAAAATGGTAACGTAGGTACaagtatgagaaaaaaattgtaaaaaattctTCACACAACTTGGccaaaatggtaaaaaaaaaaaaaaaaattgcatgacTTGATTTTGttggataaaaaaattaaaaaaaaggaaagaaagaagcgAGCGTGTGTGAGTACGAAGGTggtagttatttattttattattattactagattttaaaaaaaaagaagaagcactGTCTAGtaataaaagaggaaaaagaagggCATTTGTGTACTTGAATAGTCGACGGCGATATCCAAAGCTAGCATTTACAGCCAGCAGCAAAGGAAACCGCAAAATtgtgagtctctctctctctctatctctctgtaGCACACAGATATTGATAGCGGGTTTGACTTGATTTTAGGAGCGGAGACCGGAGAGTGTGGAGACTGGAGAACGTGGAGAGtaagggaatgaaatgaaatgtcTGATAGTTAGTGGGCATtccttcatttcattttatattagTACTCACTGTCCTGTGGTTGGATTTGATGTGCTATTATTGAACGCTAGCCTTTTCATTTGTTACTATGATTTTACTAAAGCGTGTCCTAAAGGCAGaatagtatataatttttttctaaaaataggtGGCTTAATGTATGCTCAATggcaaattttatttttttaatatggagtagttttttttttttttttttttttttataggtctCAAAGGAACACTCTGAGCTTACCATGTGTCTACTCATGTGGAGGTGTCATTGTCTTTGATGGGCACGTTAGAGAGGTTAGGTACACGGGCACGTTAGAGAGGTTAGGTACACGATTCGTTATATGGTGCCACGTCCATTTTCATACATAACTAGGGAAACTTAGGAGTGATTAACATTAAGCGTAGGGGTATCAATTCGTATTAGCGGGCATTGACTTATAAGATAGTATTTGTACCAGATATTTGTACCAGATAGTACCTACCAAATAAGATAAATTATACAGACCACGTGGTGAATTATGTTACTTATCCACTATTCCACTAAAAGACTCACTTATTTAAAATTACTGagtcaataattaatttttgttttaattttttttttgattcaaCAATTTTAATGAGAGTCTTTTAGTAAAATGGTAACGTAGGTACaagtatgagaaaaaaattgtaaaaaattctTCACACAACTTGGccaaaatggtaaaaaaaaaaaaaaaaattgcatgacTTGATTTTGttggataaaaaaattaaaaaaaaggaaagaaagaagcgAGCGTGTGTGAGTACGAAGGTggtagttatttattttattattattactagattttaaaaaaaaagaagaagcactGTCTAGtaataaaagaggaaaaagaagggCATTTGTGTACTTGAATAGTCGACGGCGATATCCAAAGCTAGCATTTACAACGGCGAAGAAAGGAAACCGCAAAATtgtgagtctctctctctctatctctctgtaGCACACAGATATTGATAGCGGGTTTGACTTGATTTTAGGAGCGGAGACCGGAGAGTGTGGAGACTGGAGAGCGTGGAGAGtaagggaatgaaatgaaatgtcTGACAGTTAGTGGGcattcattcatttcattttatattagTACTCACTGTCCTGTTGTTGGATTTGATGTGCTATT
This genomic stretch from Castanea sativa cultivar Marrone di Chiusa Pesio chromosome 1, ASM4071231v1 harbors:
- the LOC142613646 gene encoding putative oxidoreductase At4g09670 — translated: MPTNYQTFHFIPLLSTLSSLHTLRSPLLKSSQPTIVSPKMADSAIRFGIIGCAEIARKVSRAINLAPNAKLAAVGSRSHEKAARFAAENNFPSDAKIYGSYEALLDDPNVDAVYVPLPTSLHVRWAVLAAQKKKHLLLEKPVALNALEFDAIVEACESNGVQFMDGTMWMHNPRTAKMKEFLSDTQRFGQLKSIQSIFTFAADPDFLKNDIRIKPDLDAHGALGDAGWYCIRSILWVADYELPKTVIALHGAILNDAGVILSCGASLHWDDGKVATFHCSFLSHLTMDTTAIGTKGTLHLHDFVIPFQEKEASFSAGTECWFDELVSGWATPPSKHTVTTDLPQEVHMVKEFASLVEAIKAKGSKPEQKWPTISRKTQLVLDAVKASIQKGFEPVEVGN